From a region of the Synechococcus sp. RS9916 genome:
- a CDS encoding DnaJ C-terminal domain-containing protein, with protein sequence MAGTGYRDYFKVLGVERGADADTIKRAFRKLARKYHPDVNPGNAAAEAKFKEVSEAYEVLSDPEKRRRYEQFGQYWNQAGGAGPGAGVDVDFGRYGNFDDFINDLLGRFGGPGGGSAGFGGGFPGGFAGASGFPGGGFAGGPFPGGGFGGPGRAGAAPRQPANLDAEATVKVSFPEAFRGGERTLSVNDERVQVRIPAGVKNGSRLRLKGKGNLQPGTGRRGDLYLNLEVQPHEVWRLDGDQLRADLPVSVDELALGGTVTVMTPDGEADVSIPAGTPPGRSLRLKGKGWPGRNGRGDLLLTLSLQWPESWSEREKDLLTQLQHNRSSDPRRSWLQSARL encoded by the coding sequence ATGGCCGGCACGGGTTACCGCGACTACTTCAAGGTGCTCGGAGTGGAGCGCGGGGCCGATGCCGACACCATCAAGCGCGCATTTCGCAAACTGGCGCGGAAATATCACCCCGACGTGAATCCGGGGAACGCCGCAGCTGAGGCCAAGTTCAAGGAGGTGAGTGAGGCCTACGAGGTGCTCTCCGACCCCGAAAAGCGGCGCCGCTACGAGCAGTTCGGTCAGTACTGGAATCAGGCCGGCGGCGCTGGGCCGGGGGCTGGAGTCGATGTTGATTTCGGGCGCTACGGCAATTTCGACGATTTCATCAACGACCTGCTCGGACGTTTCGGGGGACCGGGTGGTGGTTCCGCCGGATTTGGCGGTGGCTTTCCGGGTGGTTTTGCCGGTGCCTCTGGGTTCCCAGGCGGTGGCTTTGCTGGCGGTCCCTTTCCCGGTGGTGGTTTCGGAGGCCCGGGTCGTGCTGGTGCCGCCCCGCGTCAACCGGCCAACCTTGATGCTGAAGCGACCGTCAAAGTGTCGTTCCCGGAGGCCTTCCGCGGCGGGGAACGCACCCTGTCGGTGAACGACGAACGGGTGCAAGTGCGAATTCCTGCTGGGGTGAAGAACGGGTCCCGTTTGCGCCTCAAGGGCAAGGGCAACCTTCAGCCAGGCACCGGACGTCGTGGCGATTTGTATCTCAACCTTGAGGTTCAGCCCCATGAGGTTTGGCGCCTGGATGGTGATCAACTGCGTGCCGATTTACCGGTGTCGGTGGACGAGTTAGCCCTGGGGGGCACCGTCACCGTGATGACTCCCGATGGAGAAGCCGATGTCTCCATCCCCGCCGGTACTCCGCCAGGGCGCAGCCTGCGTTTGAAGGGCAAGGGCTGGCCGGGGCGCAATGGCCGTGGTGACCTTCTTCTCACCCTCAGCCTTCAGTGGCCTGAGTCGTGGAGTGAGCGTGAGAAAGACCTGTTGACCCAGTTGCAACACAACCGATCCAGCGATCCCCGTCGCAGCTGGCTTCAGTCGGCCCGTCTCTGA
- a CDS encoding endonuclease MutS2, whose product MPTLSRFAALSPAPVLLETLELLEWPRLCAHLASFASTQPGRRAAKATALPDDLEASRQWLARSIELAGLDGVTEGGLSFQGVHDLDAVLKRCSKGGVADGEELLEVADTLAAARRLRRQIVDPDLRPLCTELFNAVATFPELEQRLKFSLEEGGRVADRASAALAGLRLQWQSLRQQRRDRLQDVMRRWSAQLQDTVIAERHGRPVLAVKAGAVGHCKGMVHDSSASGNTVFVEPQAVIELGNRLAAQEGRIREEEQRVLAELSTAVGEQHDPLTKLGEVLLLLDLTLARARYGQWLGGVPPRLEADPDAPFALEQLRHPLLVWQQKREYGADVVPISITVAGDLRVVAITGPNTGGKTVTLKSIGLAALMARAGLWLPCQGTPSLPWCALVLADIGDEQSLQQSLSTFSGHVKRIGRILAALDQGATPALVLLDEVGAGTDPSEGTALATALLRSLADRARLTIATTHFGELKALKYSDSRFENASVAFDSETLSPTYQLLWGIPGRSNALAIATRLGLDPQVIEQARGLLSPQADGDVNAVIRGLEEQRQRQQAAAEDAAALLARTELLHEELLGRWERQRQQSSLQQEQGRQRLETSIRDGQKEVRRLIRRLRDQKADGETARKAGQRLRRLEADHRPAPERRRHPDWRPQVGDRIRLLALGKAAEVLSISDDGLQLTVRCGVMRSTVELSAVESLDGRKPTPPQATVQVKARGVGGRGADVRTSSNTVDVRGMRVHEAESAVEERLRTATGPLWVIHGIGTGKLKRGLRQWLETVPYVERVSDADQGDGGPGCSVIYPR is encoded by the coding sequence ATGCCGACCCTCAGCCGCTTTGCAGCCCTCTCGCCTGCTCCTGTGCTCCTTGAAACGCTGGAGCTTCTGGAGTGGCCTCGGCTTTGTGCTCATCTCGCCAGCTTTGCCAGCACCCAGCCGGGACGGCGGGCGGCGAAGGCCACGGCGCTCCCTGATGACCTCGAAGCCAGCCGCCAGTGGTTAGCCCGCTCGATTGAGCTGGCGGGCCTCGATGGGGTTACCGAGGGTGGGCTCAGTTTCCAGGGGGTTCACGACCTGGATGCGGTGTTGAAACGCTGCAGCAAGGGGGGCGTTGCCGATGGAGAGGAGCTGTTGGAGGTGGCCGACACCTTGGCTGCTGCACGCCGGCTGCGCCGTCAGATCGTTGACCCGGATCTGCGACCGCTGTGCACTGAGCTGTTCAACGCCGTGGCCACTTTCCCGGAGTTGGAGCAGCGTCTCAAGTTCTCCCTTGAGGAGGGCGGCAGGGTGGCTGACCGCGCCAGCGCGGCCTTGGCGGGCCTGCGTTTGCAATGGCAAAGCCTGCGCCAGCAACGGCGCGATCGTTTGCAGGATGTCATGAGGCGCTGGTCGGCCCAGCTGCAGGACACTGTGATTGCCGAACGCCATGGCCGGCCGGTGCTGGCGGTGAAGGCTGGCGCAGTCGGCCATTGCAAAGGCATGGTCCACGACAGCTCCGCCTCAGGGAACACCGTGTTCGTCGAGCCCCAGGCGGTGATTGAGCTGGGGAATCGTCTGGCCGCTCAGGAAGGCCGGATCCGAGAGGAGGAGCAGCGGGTTCTGGCCGAGCTCAGTACCGCAGTGGGTGAACAGCACGACCCTCTGACCAAGCTTGGTGAGGTGCTGCTGCTGTTGGATCTCACCTTGGCGAGGGCCCGTTATGGCCAGTGGCTTGGTGGCGTTCCGCCCCGTTTGGAGGCTGATCCAGACGCGCCATTTGCTTTGGAGCAGCTGCGGCACCCCCTGCTGGTTTGGCAGCAGAAGCGCGAGTACGGCGCCGACGTGGTGCCGATCAGCATCACCGTGGCCGGCGATCTGCGGGTGGTGGCGATCACCGGTCCGAACACGGGTGGCAAGACCGTCACGCTCAAGAGCATTGGTCTGGCGGCCCTGATGGCCCGCGCAGGTCTCTGGCTTCCTTGCCAGGGCACGCCGTCGCTTCCCTGGTGTGCCCTTGTTCTTGCCGATATCGGCGATGAACAGTCGCTGCAGCAGAGCCTCTCCACCTTCAGCGGCCATGTGAAGCGGATTGGCCGCATCCTGGCTGCGCTCGACCAGGGGGCGACCCCAGCTCTGGTGTTGCTCGATGAGGTGGGTGCCGGTACGGATCCCAGCGAGGGAACAGCGCTCGCCACGGCACTCTTGCGTTCGCTGGCGGATCGGGCCCGGCTCACGATTGCCACGACCCACTTCGGCGAGCTCAAAGCGCTCAAATACAGCGACAGTCGGTTTGAGAATGCTTCGGTCGCCTTCGACAGCGAAACGCTCTCGCCCACCTATCAGTTGTTGTGGGGGATCCCGGGGCGCAGTAACGCTTTGGCAATCGCCACCCGCCTCGGTCTCGATCCCCAGGTGATTGAGCAGGCGCGCGGGCTGCTCAGTCCGCAGGCCGATGGGGATGTGAATGCCGTGATCCGCGGCTTAGAAGAGCAGCGTCAGCGGCAGCAAGCGGCGGCAGAGGACGCAGCAGCTTTGTTGGCCCGCACGGAACTGCTGCATGAGGAGTTGCTCGGGCGTTGGGAACGGCAGCGTCAGCAGTCGTCCCTTCAGCAGGAGCAGGGACGGCAACGCCTTGAGACCTCGATTCGGGATGGTCAGAAAGAGGTGCGTCGCCTGATCCGCCGTCTGCGCGATCAAAAGGCTGACGGAGAAACGGCTCGGAAGGCTGGGCAACGCTTGCGGCGTCTTGAGGCGGATCACCGTCCGGCTCCGGAACGGCGGCGGCATCCGGATTGGCGTCCTCAGGTGGGGGATCGCATCCGTCTTCTGGCCCTGGGCAAGGCGGCGGAAGTGTTGTCGATCTCCGACGACGGTTTGCAGCTCACGGTGCGCTGCGGTGTGATGCGCAGCACCGTTGAACTCTCGGCTGTGGAAAGCCTCGATGGCCGTAAACCCACACCTCCACAGGCCACGGTGCAGGTCAAGGCCCGTGGTGTCGGTGGTCGGGGGGCTGATGTCCGGACCTCGAGCAACACCGTGGATGTGCGCGGGATGCGCGTGCACGAAGCGGAGTCGGCGGTGGAAGAACGTCTACGGACTGCCACCGGGCCGCTGTGGGTGATTCACGGAATCGGCACCGGCAAGCTCAAGCGTGGTCTGCGTCAGTGGCTGGAGACCGTGCCTTACGTCGAGCGGGTCAGCGATGCAGACCAGGGCGATGGAGGCCCCGGATGCAGCGTGATTTACCCCCGCTAG
- a CDS encoding ABC transporter ATP-binding protein: protein MAGVRFEGLSKTYPSRGGSPPVDVIRQLDLTIDDGEFLVLVGPSGCGKSTLLRLLAGLDTPTAGEIHIGSKAITSLRPAQRDVAMVFQSYALYPHLSVRDNLSFGLRRSGRRSHLEQLQDQLHRRTRGLPAPLRIPSQRETRIESRVAAVAAALELDHLLDRRPKELSGGQKQRVALGRAMARQPAVFLMDEPLSNLDAKLRASTRARIVALQRELGTTTLYVTHDQVEAMTMGHRIAVLNQGRLQQLGTPMELYRWPSNLFVAQFIGSPPMNVLPVTVGAGATLKLGEHKLSTEGPIATALPALEGRVLTAGIRPEHLQIAPATNRNLPAEVCHSEVLGNEQLVTCRLLDGDHLVQVRADPNLQLSAGSALHLAADPHAWRLFDGDGEAIALPEPPPSSGPEPTLPAF from the coding sequence GTGGCAGGCGTTCGCTTTGAGGGGCTGAGCAAGACCTACCCCAGTCGTGGTGGCAGCCCACCGGTCGACGTGATCCGTCAGTTGGATCTGACGATCGACGACGGAGAGTTCCTGGTGCTGGTGGGGCCATCGGGATGCGGGAAAAGCACCCTGCTGCGCCTGCTGGCTGGCCTGGACACACCCACTGCGGGTGAGATTCATATCGGCAGCAAAGCCATCACCTCGTTGCGACCTGCGCAACGGGATGTGGCCATGGTGTTTCAGAGCTACGCCCTCTATCCCCACCTGAGCGTGCGGGACAACCTCAGCTTTGGGCTACGCCGCAGCGGCCGCCGCAGCCATTTGGAGCAACTGCAGGATCAACTGCATCGCCGCACCCGTGGGCTCCCCGCGCCCCTACGCATCCCTTCCCAGCGGGAAACCCGAATTGAATCCCGGGTCGCCGCCGTGGCCGCAGCCCTCGAGCTGGACCATCTGCTCGACCGCCGCCCCAAGGAACTCTCGGGAGGTCAGAAACAACGGGTCGCCCTGGGCCGGGCCATGGCCCGGCAACCAGCGGTGTTCCTAATGGATGAACCCCTGAGCAACCTGGATGCCAAGTTGCGCGCCAGCACCCGGGCTCGCATCGTGGCCCTCCAACGCGAGCTGGGGACCACCACCCTTTACGTCACCCATGACCAGGTGGAAGCGATGACGATGGGTCATCGCATTGCCGTTCTCAATCAGGGGCGCCTGCAGCAACTGGGCACACCGATGGAGCTCTACCGCTGGCCCTCCAACCTGTTTGTGGCCCAGTTCATCGGCAGCCCGCCCATGAATGTGTTGCCGGTGACCGTGGGCGCGGGCGCCACCTTGAAGCTCGGGGAGCACAAACTCAGCACCGAGGGACCCATCGCCACGGCCCTGCCGGCGCTCGAAGGGCGAGTGCTCACAGCAGGGATCCGTCCGGAACATCTGCAAATCGCCCCAGCCACCAACCGCAACCTGCCGGCCGAGGTTTGCCACAGCGAAGTTTTGGGCAACGAACAATTGGTGACCTGCCGACTGCTCGACGGCGATCACCTCGTGCAGGTGCGCGCCGATCCCAACCTCCAGCTCTCTGCCGGCAGTGCTCTGCACCTGGCCGCTGATCCCCATGCGTGGCGGCTGTTCGACGGCGATGGAGAGGCAATTGCCCTGCCCGAACCACCCCCCAGCAGCGGACCGGAGCCAACGCTGCCGGCGTTTTAA
- a CDS encoding SulP family inorganic anion transporter has translation MGTRERPQLIHGWDLRHWRGDLLGGLTAAVVALPLALAFGNAALGPGGAIYGLYGAIVTGFLAALLGGTPAQVSGPTGPMSVTVAGVVSSLMAVGVASRLSGGELLPLVMAAVVLGGLFQILFGLLKLGRYITLVPYSVVSGFMSGIGIIILLIQAGPLLGIPASGGVINSLAMVFQQFRPNPGALAVGLMTLAVVFLTPKRISQVLPAPLLALLLITPLSVLLFNDQRLEALGWEALPRIGSIPEGGLQLIQPNWGQHLPLLLRAGVVLALLGSIDSLLTSLVADNISQSRHDSNRELMGQGAANAVAGLMGGLPGAGATMRTVINIKSGGRTPLAGMTHSLVLLLLLLGAAPLAESIPTALLAGILIKVGLDIIDWGFLHRAHRLSLKTALVMWGVLLLTVFWDLIGAVLIGMFVANLLTIESLTTHQLAGMGRPERDAFTAHEQQLLDQCGDDVMLFSLQGPLSFGAATGISERMTLVRQYRVLILDISQVPHLGVTATLAIERIMQDARSKQRQVLVAGAQGKVRSRLEQFGIGGLCGSRQDAITKAYNWLHQTD, from the coding sequence ATGGGCACCAGGGAACGACCACAGCTGATCCACGGTTGGGACCTGCGCCATTGGCGTGGAGACCTGCTCGGTGGTCTCACAGCAGCGGTGGTCGCACTACCCCTGGCACTGGCCTTTGGTAACGCAGCCCTCGGTCCAGGGGGAGCGATCTACGGGCTTTACGGCGCCATCGTCACCGGCTTTCTCGCCGCACTGCTGGGAGGAACGCCAGCGCAGGTGAGCGGACCGACCGGGCCGATGAGCGTGACGGTGGCGGGTGTGGTGAGCAGCCTGATGGCGGTGGGCGTCGCCAGCCGCCTGAGTGGCGGCGAGCTGCTACCCCTGGTGATGGCCGCCGTGGTGCTGGGGGGACTGTTTCAGATCCTGTTTGGCCTGCTGAAGCTGGGCCGCTACATCACCCTGGTGCCCTACTCCGTGGTTTCGGGGTTCATGTCGGGCATCGGCATCATCATCCTGCTGATCCAAGCCGGGCCCCTCTTGGGAATCCCCGCGTCGGGGGGCGTGATCAACTCCCTGGCCATGGTGTTTCAGCAGTTCCGCCCCAACCCAGGCGCACTGGCTGTTGGGCTGATGACTCTTGCGGTGGTGTTCCTCACCCCCAAGCGCATCAGCCAAGTGCTGCCAGCACCGCTGTTGGCGCTACTGCTGATCACCCCGTTATCGGTGCTGCTGTTCAACGACCAACGGCTGGAAGCGCTGGGCTGGGAGGCGCTGCCGCGCATCGGCAGCATTCCTGAGGGTGGGTTGCAATTGATCCAGCCCAATTGGGGACAGCATCTGCCGCTGTTGCTGCGTGCCGGGGTCGTTCTGGCCCTCCTGGGGTCCATTGACTCTCTGCTCACCTCCCTGGTCGCAGACAACATCAGTCAGAGCCGCCACGACTCCAACCGAGAGCTGATGGGCCAGGGCGCGGCCAACGCGGTCGCCGGTCTGATGGGAGGACTGCCGGGCGCTGGGGCCACGATGCGCACGGTGATCAACATCAAATCGGGCGGGCGCACACCCCTCGCTGGCATGACCCATTCGCTGGTTCTGCTGCTGCTGTTGCTCGGAGCCGCCCCTCTGGCGGAAAGCATCCCCACCGCCCTGCTGGCAGGGATCTTGATCAAGGTGGGGCTCGACATCATCGACTGGGGCTTTCTGCACCGCGCCCACCGCCTTTCGCTCAAAACCGCCCTAGTGATGTGGGGTGTGTTGCTGCTCACGGTGTTTTGGGACCTGATTGGTGCGGTGCTGATTGGCATGTTCGTGGCCAACTTGCTCACGATCGAATCACTCACCACCCACCAGCTGGCCGGCATGGGACGGCCGGAACGCGACGCCTTCACTGCGCACGAACAACAGCTGCTCGATCAATGCGGCGACGACGTGATGCTGTTCAGCCTGCAGGGCCCCCTCAGCTTCGGTGCCGCGACGGGCATCAGCGAACGGATGACGCTGGTGCGCCAATACCGGGTGCTGATTCTCGATATCAGCCAGGTGCCCCACCTTGGGGTGACCGCCACGCTGGCGATCGAGCGAATCATGCAAGACGCCCGCAGCAAGCAGCGCCAGGTGCTGGTGGCAGGAGCACAGGGGAAGGTGCGCAGCCGCCTCGAGCAATTCGGCATTGGTGGCTTATGTGGCAGTCGCCAGGACGCGATTACCAAGGCCTACAACTGGCTCCACCAGACGGATTAA
- a CDS encoding PhoH family protein, producing the protein MVSKVVVLDTNVLLHDPDAPTRFGDLRVVLPMQVVEEIDRFKRDSSEKGRNARRISRLLDAHRDKGSLADGVPIDGTQGGTLQVAFCRAETLKQLPAELQGGGGDNNILAVALEQMRCSGLQDAPEVLLVTKDLNLRIKADAVGLQAEDYVNDKVAIDDLYPGLREVTTSAATMDLLRSDDHLPVGALKELEQHPLHPNEGVMLVDEQNSHHTLLLRQKGDSGNLHPLHWLERARLGRIKARNREQSFSLDLLLAPDIALVTLVGKAGTGKTLLALAAGLHQVADTQQYARLLVTRPPISLGRDLGYLPGTLEEKLGPWMKPIIDNIDFLIGTSPGQEAGGKGKQHQREPRNSWADLQGMGLLEVEAINTIRGRSIPNQFMVVDEAQNLTPLEVKTIVTRVGEGTKIVFTGDPYQIDNPYVDAESNGLTWLVEKLKGQALVGHMTLVRGERSALAELAANLL; encoded by the coding sequence ATGGTGAGCAAAGTCGTCGTTCTCGACACGAACGTTCTGCTGCACGACCCCGACGCACCCACCCGTTTTGGGGATCTGCGCGTGGTGCTGCCGATGCAGGTGGTCGAGGAGATTGACCGCTTCAAGCGAGACTCCTCCGAAAAGGGCCGCAATGCGCGTCGCATCTCCAGGCTGCTGGATGCCCACCGCGACAAAGGCAGCCTGGCTGATGGTGTTCCCATTGACGGCACTCAGGGAGGCACTCTTCAGGTGGCCTTCTGCAGAGCCGAGACGCTCAAACAGCTTCCGGCCGAACTTCAGGGCGGTGGCGGCGACAACAACATCCTGGCGGTGGCGCTGGAGCAAATGCGCTGCAGTGGCCTCCAGGATGCACCGGAAGTGCTGCTAGTCACCAAAGACCTCAACCTCCGCATCAAGGCGGACGCCGTTGGCCTCCAGGCTGAGGACTACGTCAACGACAAGGTCGCCATCGACGACCTATACCCCGGGCTGCGGGAGGTGACCACCAGCGCCGCCACGATGGACCTGCTGCGCAGTGACGACCACCTGCCTGTTGGAGCCCTCAAGGAGCTCGAGCAGCATCCGTTGCATCCCAATGAAGGGGTGATGCTGGTGGATGAACAGAACAGCCACCACACCCTGCTGCTGCGCCAGAAGGGCGACAGCGGCAACTTGCACCCCTTGCACTGGCTCGAGCGTGCCCGCCTCGGACGCATCAAGGCGCGCAATCGCGAACAGAGCTTCTCGCTCGATCTTCTGCTCGCCCCCGACATCGCCCTGGTGACCCTGGTGGGGAAAGCTGGCACCGGCAAAACACTGCTGGCTCTGGCCGCAGGTCTACATCAAGTGGCTGACACCCAGCAATACGCCCGCCTGCTGGTGACCCGACCACCGATCTCCCTGGGTCGAGATCTGGGCTACCTGCCCGGAACGCTGGAGGAAAAGCTCGGCCCGTGGATGAAGCCAATCATTGACAACATCGACTTCCTGATCGGTACCTCACCGGGGCAGGAGGCCGGTGGAAAAGGCAAGCAACATCAGCGGGAACCACGCAATTCATGGGCCGACCTGCAGGGCATGGGGCTTCTGGAGGTGGAGGCGATCAACACCATCCGAGGGCGCTCGATCCCCAATCAGTTCATGGTGGTGGATGAAGCCCAGAACCTAACTCCACTGGAGGTGAAGACGATCGTGACCCGGGTGGGTGAGGGCACAAAAATCGTGTTCACCGGGGATCCGTATCAAATCGACAATCCCTACGTGGATGCCGAAAGCAACGGTCTCACCTGGCTGGTGGAGAAGCTCAAAGGGCAAGCCCTCGTCGGTCACATGACGCTGGTGCGTGGCGAACGCAGTGCCCTGGCCGAACTCGCCGCCAACCTGCTTTAA
- a CDS encoding VOC family protein has protein sequence MVSVQRLGHVAIRVQDMARAVAFYTGLGMRMVWEADDWCYLEAGEGRDGLALLGPNYKAAGPHFAFHFRDRAHVDVVHQQLKDQGVHVGAVHDHRDGTASFYLRDPEGNWLEMLYEPPGGIPSNQQEPVASNA, from the coding sequence ATGGTTTCCGTTCAGCGTCTTGGTCATGTCGCCATCCGCGTGCAGGACATGGCTCGGGCCGTGGCCTTCTACACCGGTCTGGGGATGCGCATGGTGTGGGAAGCCGATGACTGGTGTTATCTGGAAGCCGGAGAAGGCCGGGACGGCCTTGCCCTTTTGGGGCCGAACTACAAGGCGGCTGGCCCCCACTTCGCCTTCCACTTCCGCGATCGTGCCCACGTGGATGTGGTGCATCAGCAATTGAAGGATCAGGGGGTGCATGTCGGTGCGGTGCATGACCACCGCGATGGCACGGCGTCGTTTTATCTGCGCGATCCAGAAGGCAACTGGCTGGAAATGCTTTATGAGCCTCCTGGAGGTATTCCCTCCAATCAGCAGGAGCCTGTGGCATCCAACGCTTGA
- the hemB gene encoding porphobilinogen synthase: MELTYRPRRLRRTPALRAMVRENILQPSDFIYPLFVHEGADVEPIGAMPGAYRWSLDKLTAEVKRAWDLGIRCVVLFPKVSEGLKTEDGVECFNENGLIPRAIRQLKTELPEMAIMTDVALDPYSCDGHDGIVSSEGVVLNDETIELLCRQAVMQAEAGADLIGPSDMMDGRVGAIREALDDAGYEHVGIISYTAKYSSAYYGPFREALDSAPRPAGSKPIPTNKDTYQMDPANAREAITEAQLDEQEGADIMMVKPGLAYLDIILRLREESELPIAAYNVSGEYSMVKAAAERGWIDERAVVLETLLSFKRSGADLILTYHACDAAEWLKQG; this comes from the coding sequence ATGGAGCTCACCTACCGCCCTCGCCGCCTGCGCCGGACACCTGCACTGCGGGCCATGGTGCGTGAAAACATCCTTCAGCCTTCCGACTTCATCTACCCCCTGTTCGTACACGAGGGCGCTGACGTGGAGCCCATCGGTGCGATGCCAGGCGCGTATCGCTGGAGTCTCGACAAACTGACGGCTGAGGTGAAGCGGGCCTGGGATCTGGGCATCCGCTGCGTGGTGCTGTTCCCGAAGGTGTCGGAAGGGCTCAAAACCGAAGACGGTGTGGAGTGCTTCAACGAGAACGGTTTGATTCCCCGTGCCATCCGCCAGCTCAAGACGGAGCTGCCCGAGATGGCGATCATGACCGATGTCGCTCTGGATCCCTACTCCTGTGATGGCCATGACGGCATCGTCAGCTCGGAGGGTGTGGTGCTCAACGACGAAACCATTGAGCTGCTGTGCCGCCAGGCCGTGATGCAGGCCGAAGCCGGCGCTGATCTGATTGGCCCCAGCGACATGATGGACGGCCGTGTGGGGGCGATTCGTGAAGCCCTGGACGATGCCGGCTACGAGCACGTGGGCATCATCAGCTACACCGCCAAATATTCCTCGGCCTATTACGGCCCCTTTCGGGAGGCCCTTGATTCCGCACCCCGTCCGGCCGGGAGCAAGCCCATCCCCACCAATAAGGACACCTATCAGATGGACCCGGCTAATGCCCGGGAAGCGATCACCGAGGCCCAGCTCGATGAGCAGGAGGGGGCCGACATCATGATGGTCAAGCCAGGCCTGGCCTATCTCGACATCATTCTCCGCCTGCGTGAGGAGTCGGAACTGCCGATTGCTGCTTACAACGTCAGCGGTGAGTATTCGATGGTCAAGGCAGCCGCAGAGCGGGGCTGGATTGATGAGCGGGCTGTGGTGCTGGAGACCCTGCTCAGCTTCAAGCGTTCCGGCGCAGATCTGATCCTCACGTACCACGCCTGTGATGCGGCGGAGTGGTTGAAGCAGGGCTGA
- the cgtA gene encoding Obg family GTPase CgtA produces MQFIDQARVTVRAGRGGDGIVAFRREKYVPAGGPSGGDGGHGGNVVLEADANLQTLLDFKYKRLFPAVDGRRGGPNRCTGACGPDMVIKVPCGTEVRHLSTGILLGDLTDNGERLVVAFGGRGGLGNAHYLSNRNRAPEKCTEGRDGEEWPLQLELKLLAEVGIIGLPNAGKSTLISVLSAARPKIADYPFTTLVPNLGVVRRPTGDGTVFADIPGLIAGAAQGAGLGHDFLRHIERTRLLIHMVDGGAEDPVADLRVVEQELQAYGHGLVERPRLLVLNKLELIDEAEREEQVKRLEEASGRPVLLTSAAMGQGLDQLLQRVWAELGIDRS; encoded by the coding sequence GTGCAATTCATTGACCAAGCTCGTGTCACCGTCCGTGCAGGTCGGGGCGGCGACGGGATTGTGGCCTTCCGGCGTGAGAAATACGTCCCGGCGGGTGGTCCCTCCGGCGGAGACGGCGGCCATGGCGGAAATGTGGTGCTGGAGGCTGACGCCAATCTCCAGACCCTGCTCGATTTCAAATACAAGCGCTTGTTCCCCGCCGTCGATGGACGACGTGGAGGCCCGAATCGCTGCACCGGGGCCTGCGGTCCAGACATGGTGATCAAGGTGCCCTGTGGCACCGAGGTGCGGCATCTCTCCACAGGAATCCTGCTCGGAGATCTCACCGACAACGGCGAGCGGTTGGTGGTGGCCTTTGGCGGCCGCGGCGGCCTTGGCAATGCCCACTACCTCAGCAACCGCAACCGGGCTCCAGAGAAGTGCACCGAGGGGCGCGACGGAGAAGAGTGGCCGTTGCAGCTTGAACTGAAGCTGCTGGCTGAAGTGGGCATCATCGGCCTGCCCAACGCTGGCAAAAGCACGCTGATCAGTGTGCTGTCCGCAGCACGCCCCAAGATCGCCGACTACCCCTTCACCACCTTGGTGCCCAACCTGGGTGTGGTGCGGCGTCCCACAGGGGATGGCACCGTGTTTGCCGATATCCCTGGATTGATTGCCGGTGCCGCTCAGGGGGCTGGTTTAGGGCACGACTTCCTGCGCCACATCGAACGCACACGCCTCCTCATTCACATGGTGGATGGGGGTGCAGAGGATCCCGTTGCCGATCTCCGCGTCGTGGAGCAGGAGCTGCAGGCCTATGGCCATGGCCTGGTGGAGCGGCCGCGCTTGCTGGTGCTCAACAAGCTAGAGCTGATCGATGAAGCGGAACGGGAGGAGCAGGTCAAGCGTCTGGAGGAGGCCAGCGGTCGCCCGGTGCTGTTGACCTCTGCGGCCATGGGCCAGGGCCTCGATCAGTTGCTGCAGCGTGTCTGGGCGGAATTGGGCATTGACCGATCCTGA
- a CDS encoding CP12 domain-containing protein produces the protein MKSIDEHIQKDQSEIEAARAQGNDAKVRHLEGELKDLKDYKDHHPGDSHDPTPLELYCEANPDADECRVYDD, from the coding sequence ATGAAATCCATCGACGAGCACATTCAGAAGGATCAATCCGAAATCGAAGCCGCTCGCGCTCAAGGCAACGACGCCAAAGTCCGCCACCTGGAAGGGGAGCTCAAGGATCTGAAGGACTACAAAGATCACCACCCCGGTGACTCCCACGATCCGACGCCTCTGGAGCTCTACTGCGAAGCCAATCCCGACGCCGACGAATGCCGCGTCTACGACGATTGA